The window CGCGCACGGCGGCCCCGCTCCTCGGCCAGCACAACGACGAGGTGTACGGCCGGCTGCTCGGGCTCGGCCCGGACGAGCTCGCGGCGCTGCGCGCCGAGGGCGTGATCTAGCCCGCGCGAGAGGAGAAGGACGGTGACGCAGGCGCTTCCGCTCGCCCGGATCCGGGTCGCCAACTTCGGCTGGGTGTGGGCCGGCCCGGTGGTCGGCCAGACGCTCGGCTTCCTCGGCGCCGAGGTCTACAAGATCGAGTCGCGCGCGCGCGTCGACATGACGCGCACGCTGCCCCCCTTCGCCGGGGGCGTGCGCGATCCCGATCGCAGCCTCTCGAACCACGCCTGCTGGGCGGGCAACGGCAGCGTCACGCTGAACCTGAAGAAGCCCGAGGCGCGCACGCTCGCGCGCGAGCTCGTCGCGCGCTGCGACGTCGTGATCGAGAACTTCGGCCCGGGCGTGATGGAGGGGCTCGGCCTCGGCTTCGAGGACCTGCGCGCGGTGCGTCCCGACCTCGTCATGTTCTCGATGCCCGCCGCCGGGCTCTTCGGCCCGCTCAAGGACATCCGGACCTACGGCCTCTCGCTCACCAGCACGACGGGGCTCGACAGCGTGACCGGCTACGCCGGCGGTCCTCCGATCCCCTTCGAGAACGCCTTCTCCGACCCCTACAACGGCATCCTCGGCGCCTTCGCGATCCTGGCCGCGCTCCACCACCGCAACCGCACGGGCCGCGGCCAGCACGTCGACTACTCGCAGCAGGAGGCCGTGATGCAGATGGTCGGACCGGCCTTCATGGACTGGGTGCTGAACGACCGCGTGGCGGGCCCCCTCGGCAACCGCCATCCGGCGGGTGCGGCGGCCCCGCACGGCGTCTTCCCGTGCGCCGGCGACGACCGCTGGATCAGCCTCGCGGTGTTCGGCGACGAGGAGTGGCGCGCGCTCGTGGCCGCGATGGACGACCCGGAGTGGGCCCGCGCCGCGGCCTACGCGAGCCACGAGGGTCGCCTGGCCGCCCTCGACGCGCTCCACGAGCAGCTCGCGGCCTGGACCGCGGGCCACGAGGCGCGCGCTCTCGCCGAGCGCCTGCAGGCGCGCGGGCTGTGCGCCGCGCCGGTCCTCGGGATCGCGGACCTGCTCGACGACCCCCACTGGCGGGCACGCCGGACCTTCGTCGAGGTCGAGCACCCGCTCGGCTTCCGCGAGACGATCTACGGCGCCTACGTGAAGCCGAGCCGCAGCGAGCCCGCCGTGCGCCCGGGCCCCGCGATGGGGCAGGACAACGAGCGCGTCTTCCAGGGGCTCCTCGGCCTCGCGCCCGAGCGCTACGCGCAGCTCGTCGAGGAGCAGGTGATCTACTGATCCCGGGCGCAGGCGGGTCCGCTCTGGCAGGCGCGGCGAGCGCTCGGGTAGAGTGCCGGGCCGCTGGGGGTGGCGGAGCCGGAGGCCTTCGAGATGTCGGGCGTGCGTACCCTCGGCCCTGCTTCGCCCGCGCGGCGCCTCGTCCTCTGCGTCCTGCTGGCTTCCTTCGCGGTCGCAGCCCTTCCGGCCATCGCGGGCGCCCAGGCCCCGTTCGGCCATGCGTGCACGGCGCAGGAGGGCGTGCGCTTCTGCCCGACGGTCGAGCTTGCCGACCGGGTCCCGAGCTGGGACGGTACGCCGATCGACGTCGACGTGACGATCCCCGCGCAGCGCCCCGGGCCGTATCCGGCGATCGTGATGATCCACGGCTGGGGCACGAACAAGACGCAGTACGAGGCGACCAGCCCCGGCGGCTACGACAACCTCAGCTTCGCCAGGCGCGGCTACCTGGTCGTGAACCTCTCGATGCGCGGCTTCGGGCGGTCGTGCGGCCGCTACGAGAACGCGGACACCAGCACCAGCCCGGGTTGTACGAAGGGCTGGCTGCATCTTGCCGATCCTCGCTACGAGGCCCGCGACGTGCAGTACCTGCTCGGGCTGCTGGCCGACGAGGGCCTGATCCGCGGACCGGTCGCCACGACCGGCGGCTCGTACGGCGGCGCGACGAGCCTGGAGCTCGCCTACCTCCGCGACCGCATCCGCCTGCCCGACGGCAGCTTCCGCCGCTGGCGCAGCCCCGGCGGCCATCCGATGCGGATCGCTGCCGCGTGGGCGATCGCGCCCTATTCGGACCTCGTCAGCGCGCTGGCTCCGAACGGGCGCTTCCTCAGCGACCGCCCCTGGACCGGGTGGCTCAGCCGTTTCCCGATCGGTGTGCCGCAGAAGAGCGTCACGAGCGGGCTCTACCTGGCGGGGCTGTTCACTGCCTTCCTGGCACCGGTCGGTGTCGACCCGAGCGCGGACATCACGACCTGGTACGGCGCGATCATGGCCGGGGAGCCGTGGCCCGCCGAGATGGCGGGCTACGTGAACGAGGTCTATCGCCACCACGGCGCGTTCTCGATCCCGGATGCGCACCCGGCGCCGATGCTGCTCCAATCGGGCTGGACCGACGACGTGTTCCCGCCGCGCGAGTCGCTGCGCCCCTACGTCACGCTGCGGCAGCGTTTCGGACCGGGGGTTCCCGTCTCGCTCCAGCTCGGCGACGTGGGGCACTCGCGTGGCTCGAACCGCGTCGAAGCCAGCACCTACCTGCGCGACGAGGGCGTGGCGTTCATCGACCACTGGATGCGCGGCACGCGAGGCGGTCCGAAGCCCGGCGCCGTCACCGCCTTCGCGCAGACCTGCCCCCCGGACCCGGAGGCGGGTCCGTTCCACGCCCGCTCGTGGGAGCGGCTCGCGAACGGGTCGATCGGCTTCGGTGCCCGCGCTTCGCGCACGATCGTGTCGACGGGCGGTGATCCGGCCCTCGGGCAGGCCTTCGACCCGGTGTTCGGGACCCAGGATGCGTGCAAGACGGTCGCCGCGGAGATCGCGCCGGGTACCGCAACCTACGATCGGGAGAGCCCCGGTGTCCTGATGCTCGGGCTTCCCGAGGTGGAGGCCCGGATCCGCACGGACGGCGACGGCGGCATGATCGCCGCGCGTCTGTGGGACGTGATGCCCAACGGCCAGATGCGTCTGGTGAGCCGCGGGGTCTACCGACTGCTCGAGGACCAGTGTGGCTGGATCCGCTTCCAGCTCAACGGGAACGGCTACCGCTTTCCGATTGGCCACACGATCCGGATGGAGCTCGCGCCCAACGACGCGGACCACTACCGGAAGAGCAACCTGGCGTTCCGCGTAGAGGTCTCCCACGTGCGCATCACGTTGCCGACGCGCTCCGGGTCGAGCACCCTGCCGGCGCGGCGGGGAGGAGCCCACGGGGGATCGCGTCCGCACGCGGGCTCTCCGTGGGGCCGGAGCCGCTAGCTAGCGCCCCCGGAAGCGGGGCGGGCGCTTCTCGGCGAAGGCGCGCGGACCCTCGCGCGCGTCCTCGGAGGCCAGCACGCGCGCGCCGAGCGCCTTCTCGAGCACGAAGCCGGGCTCGAGGGCGAGGGCGCGGACGGCGATCTCCTTGGCGGTGCGGACGGCGAGGGGGCCGTTGCGGCAGATCTGCTCGGCGAGGGCGAGCGCCGCCGGCAGGAGCTCCGCCTGGGGGACGACGCGGTTCACGAGGCCGACCTCGTAGGCGCGCCGGGCGTCGATGCGCTCGCCGGTGAGGAGGAGCTCCATCGCGACGGCCCAGGGGACCTGGCGCGGGAGGCGCACGTGCGAGCCGCCGAGCGGGACGAGGCCCCAGCGCACCTCGCCGAGGCCGAAGCTCGCGTGCTCGGCGGCGACGCGCAGGTCGGTCCCGAGCACGAGCTCGAGGCCGCCCGCCACGCAGTAGCCGTTCACCGCCGCGACGACCGGCTTGAAGACGTCGGAGAGCTGCCTCTTGGTGGTGTCGGAGAAGCCCATGTCGTCGCCCGCCGTGAGCTGCTGGGCGTCGCCCTTCAGGTCCATGCCGGTGCAGAAGGCCTGCTCGCCGGCGCCGGTCAGGACCGCGACGTGGAGCTCCGGATCCGCCTGGAACGCGGCAAAGGCGGTCTCGAGGCCGACCAGCATCTCGCGCGTGAGCGCGTTGCGTGCCTCGGGGCGGTCGAGGGTGACGAGGGCGATCGCGCCGCGCCTCTCGAAGCGGATGGTGGACGGCAGCTCCACGTTCAACCTCCTGCTTCCCGGCCGGCGCCCGCCGGCACGGCGCGCCGGAACTTCGGCAGCGTGACGCCCTCGGCCACCTCCTGGAAGACCACCACGACCGGAAGATCGATCCGGAGCTCCTCGACGGGGCAGTCCACCACCTCGCTGAGGATCCGCACGCCCTCCTCGAGCTCGATGACGGCCGGCGCATAGGGGACGCGCGCCGCGAAGCCCGGGTGCATGGCGCGCGTCACGATCGTGTAGGTGAAGACGCGCCCGCGCCCGCTGGACGGCGTCCAGGTGAAGGCCGGCGAGCCGCAGGCCGCGCACAGTGCGCGCGGCACGTGCCGCCAGGCGCCGCAGGCGCTGCAGCGCTGGAAGCGCAGCTCGCCGCTCCGGCACGCCTCGTAGAACGCCCCGGCGAAGCCGTCCCGCCCGGGCAGGGGGAGGGCGCTCGCGTCGGCCGCCGTCATCGCCGGACCTCCGTTGCGCTCACGCGCTGCGCCCGAGGATCGCGATGCTGCCGTCCCCGAAGTCGCCCCAACCGGTCACGACCCCGAGCTCGGCGCCGGCCACCTGCCGCTCGCCCGCCTCGCCGCGGAGCTGGCGCACCGCCTCGACCACGTGGCTCATGCCGAGCACGTGCGCCTCCGAGAGCAGGCCCCCGTGCGTGTTGACCGGCAGCTCGCCGCCGAGCTCGATGCGGCCCCCCTCGACGAAGGCGCCCCCTTCGCCGCGCTTGCAGAAGCCGCACTCCTCGAGCTGCTGGAGCAGCTCGAAGGTGAAGCAGTCGTAGATCTGGGCGAAGTCGGCGTCCGCCGGGCGCACGCCGGCCGCCGCGAAGGCGCGCGGCGCCGCGGAGCTCAGGCCGGTGCGGAAGAGGTCGGCGCGCCCCGTGATCTCGTCGGCGGGATCGGGCTGCCCGCACGCCGCCCCGAGCACCGCCACCGGGGGTCGGCGCAGGTCGCGAGCGCGCTCGGCGCTCGTCACCACCACCGCGGCCCCCCCGTCGGTCTCGAGGCAGCAGTCGAGGAGCCGATACGGGTCCGAGAGCATCGGCGAGGCCAGGTAGTCCTCCATCGAGAGCGGGCGCCCGTGCATCACGGCGCGCGGGTTGCGCTGCGCGTGCCGGCGCATGGCCAGCGCCACGGCGCCGAGCTGCTCGGGCCGGGTCCCGAACTCGTGCATGTGGCGGCGCGCGAGGAGCGCGTACCACTGGAGCGGCGCCGTGAGCCCGTGCGGCAGGTAGTAGTCGCGCGCGATGGCGCCGCCGGGGATCGACGCCACGTCCTGCGCGACGATCTGGCGCGTACGCCGGCCCGAGTAGCCGGCCCAGCCGGCCGGCAGCAGCACGCAGTCGGCGGCGCCCGCGCTGACGGCCAGCGCAGCCGTGCCGAGCGAGGCGACCGGCGCGGCGCCCCCCACGTGGTGGGTGGTCGCGAAGCGGAGCTCCGGGCAGCCCAGGTTGGCCGCCAGCTCCTCCGCGCTCACCAGGTTCGGGAAGGGCAGGATCGCGTCGACGTCGGCGCGCGCGAGGCCCGCGTCCTCGAGGGCGGCGAGCGAGGCCTCGAGCTGGAGCCCGAGCGCGGTCGGCGCGCGCGCCACGTCGCGCGTGTACGCCGTCTCGCCGACCCCGACGATGCAGGCGCCGCCCCGCATGCCCGCGCCCCCGCCCGCTTCCTACTTCACGCGCTTGGTCGGCTCGATCCGGGCGAGCCGCGCCAGGTTGAGCCCGAGGATCCCCGCGCGGATCTCGTCGGTGATCTCCGGGTAGCCCCACTTCTCGCGCAGCTCGTCGGGCATCCGGAGCGTGCGTACCCAGTCCACGACGCGACGGGTGTCGTCGAAGGGCAGGTCGAGCCCCATCACGATCTTCTCGTGCGAGACCCACTGCAGCGCGGTCCCGATCGCGTGGTAGCCGCGGTAGGGCGAGCGCTGGTACCAGCCGACGATGCCCGAGAGGCTCAGGTAGAGGTTGCGGTGCTTGCCGGCGAGCCCGATCAGCTCCTCCGTGCGCGGCCAGCCCATGTGGTAGGCGATCACCTCGAGCTCGGGGAAGTCGAGGAGCACGCGGTCGAGGGCGCCGGGCATGCTGTGGGCGCTCGGCTGGGGCACGACGTACGACATCCCGGTGTGGACCGTGAGGGGTACGTGCAGCTCGCAGGCCTTCTCGTAGAAGGGCCACAGGCGCCGGTCGTCGAGGGGGCCCAGGTCCTCGGGCGCGTACACCTTGCAGAGCCGCGCGTTGCGCTCCTTGACCAGGTACTCGAGCTCCCAGATCGCGTGCTCGACCCCGCGGCGCAGGATCGGGCCCACGTTGCACTCGAGGTAGACCCGCTCCGGGTAGGGAGCGATCTGCTCGAGCACGAAGCCGTTGCTCGACAGGCAGGTGGCGCCTCCCGTCACGTCCATCATCGGCTCGCGCAGGGCGAAGGCCACGTCGACCCCCGCCTCGTCCATGTGCTTGACGAGCTCGGAGGCGATCGGCGCCGGCCAGTGGGCGTCCTCGCCGGTGAGGCCGCGCCCCGACCAGGCGCGCATGACCCCGTCGACGCTCCCCCACCAGCGCTGGACGCCCGGGTAGTAGGCGATCTCGGCGAGGGTCTGCGGGTTCATCAGGTGGCACTCGGAGAGTGCGACGAAGGGTTCGGGCCTGGCCACGGGGGTTCCTCCTCTAGAGCGGGCCGCCGGCCCCGGACGTCCGGGGCTCGCGCAGCAGGCGCCACAGGCGCTGCGGCGTCGCGGGAATCTCGGTTGCGCGCACGCCGAGCGGCGCCAGCGCGTCGTTGATCGCGCACAGCACGGCGGCGGGCGTGGTGTGGATCGCGCTCTCGCCGGCGCCCTTGGCCCCGAGCGGCGTGAAGGGCGAGGGCGTGACCAGGGCCGCCTTCACGGTCTCGGGCACGTCGTGGATGGCGGGCAGCAGGTAGTCCATCAGCGAGGTCACGAGCGGCTGGCCCGACTCGTCGTACACGTACTCCTCGAGCAGCGCCGCACCGATCCCCTGGGCGACACCGCCCTGGATCATCCCGTCGACGTTGGCGGGGTTCAGGCGGGTGCCGCAGTCGTCGACGATCCAGTACCCGCCGATCGTGACCAGCCCGGTCTCGCGGTCGATCTCGAGCTGGACGCAGTGGCAGGCGTTCGCGGCGGTGAGGTAGCTCTTGGCGCGGCCCTGCTCGTCGGCCGGGGTCCGGCCCGAGGCGGTCCAGGCGTAGGTGGCCTCGGGGCGCGGGTCGATCCCGGCCGGCAGCAGATCGGAGCGCGCGAGCATCGTCCCGGCCACCTGCGCGAGCGGCAGCTCGGCGCCAGCGACGCCCGGCACGAGGAGCCGCCCGTCGCGCAGCTCGACCTGTCCGGCGGGCACCCCGAGCAGGTGCGCTGCCACCCGGACGAGCTTCTCGCGCAGGCGGTCGGCGGCCCCGAGCACGGCGCCGGTCAGCGCCACGCCGAGCCGGCTCCCGCCCGGGCCGAAGTGGGGCGGCGCCGAGAGCGTGTCCTGCGGCACCACGCGCACGTCGCCGGGCTCGACGCCGAAGTAGTCGGCGAGCAGCTGCGCCGCCACCGTGTACTGGCCCTGGCCCTCGAGCGCGAAGCCCACCCGCACCACGATGCGCCCGAGCATGTCGATACCCACCGTGGCGCCCTCGGGCACGCCGGTGCCGGCCACGCCGACGATCGCGTAGGCGTTCCAGTCGAAGACCCCGGGCTCGATCGTGCTCACGAGGCCGATCCCGACGAGCCGGCCCTGGGCGCGCGCCTCCGCCTGCTCGCGGCGCAGCCGCGCGTAGTCCGAGAGCTCGAGCACCCGGTCGAGGGCCGCGACGTAGTCCCCGCTGTCGTACTCGTTGCCGCTCGCGATCGTGTAGGGGAAGCGGTCGCTCGGGATGTAGTTGCGGCGGCGCAGCTCGCCCGGGTCGATCCCGAGATCGCGCGCCGCCACGTCCAGCATCTGCTCGAGGACGAGGTTGTGGGGCGGCGGGCCGAGCCCCCGATAGGGGCTCGTCGGGAGCTTGTGCGTGACCACCAGCGTGAGCCGGTACTCCGCCACCGGGATCGCGTAGCAGCCGGTGAAGCTCGCGAGCGGCTTGGCGGCCGAGAGCGCGCCGAAGTTCTCGCCGGTGGCGCCGATGTCCTCCACGAGCTCGACGCGCAGGCCGGTCACGAGGCCGTCACTGCGGACGGCGATCGACGCGTCGTAGTGTCGGTCCCAGGCCTGGCCGCCCCCGGCGATCAGGTACTCCGTGCGGTCCTCGATCCACTTGACCGGCGCCCCGCCCGCCTTGCGGGAGAGCAGCGTCGCGATGTCGGTGCCGCGCGCGCCGCCCTTGCCCCCGAAGCTCCCGCCGTGCGGCTGCGCGACGATCCGCACCCGGTTCGAGGGCAGGCCGTGGACCAGCGAGCGGCCGAGCGCCATGTGCGACGGGCTCTGGAAGCTGCCGTGGCAGGTGAGGCTGCCCTCGACCGGGTCCCACTGGGCGACGACGCCGAAGGTCTCGAGCGGGTTCGCCCCGAGGCGATGCCAGCGGAAGCGCTCGCGGTACACCCGGTCGGCCCCCGCGAAGGCCGCCTCGACGTCGCCCCAGGTGAAGGTGCGCTGCAGCACGACGTTGCTGCCCTGCTCCGGGAAGAGCAGGGCGGCGCCGGGTTGCATCGCCTCGAAGGGGTCCACGGCGGCCGGCAGCGGCTCGTAGTCCACGACGATCCGCTCGAGCGCGTCCTCGGCGAGGGCGCGGCTCGTGGCCGCCACCGCCGCGACCGGCTCGCCCACGAAGCGCACCGTGCCGATCGCCAGGCAGGGCGCGCCCCAGCCCTCGGGCGCGCTCGGGCCGGGCTGGGTCCAGCGCCCGGCGTCCGTGCCGTCCACGACCGCGACCACGCCGGGCAGCTCGCGGGCCGCGCTCGCGTCGAGCGAGGCGATCCGGGCGTGCGGGTAGGGGCTGCGCAGGATCGCGCAGTGCAGCATGCCCGGGAACGAGAGGTCGTCCACGAAGCGCGCGCGGCCGCTGAGCAGCAGGGGATCCTCGACGCGCGGCACCGAGCGCCCGATGAAGCGGGGCTCGCTCGCGGGCAGGTCCTCGATCCGCTTCGGGATGTCGGCCGCCACCTCAGCCCCCCGCGGCCCCGGCCGCGCGCAGCTTCGCCGCCGCCAGCCGGACCGCCTCGAGGATCGCCTGGTAGCCGGTGCAGCGGCAGATCTGCCCGCCGAGGGCCTCGCGGATCGCCTCGTCGCTCGGCTCGGGGTCGTCGGCCAGGAGCTCGTGGATGGTGAGCAGCATGCCCGGCGTGCAGAAGCCGCACTGGAGGCCGCGCGCCTCCCGGAAGGCCTCCTGGATCGGGTGCAGCTCGCCGTCGCGCGCGAGCGCCTCGACGGTGGTGACCTGCGCCCCGTCGGCCTGCACGGCGAGCATCAGGCAGGAGCGCACGGCGCGGCCGTCGAGCAGCACGTTGCACGCGCCACAGACGCCGTGCTCGCAGCCGACGTGGGTGCCGGTGAGACCCAGCGTGTGGCGCAGGAAGTCGGCCAGCGTGGTGCGCGGCTCGACGCGCTCCTCGCGGGCGGAGCCGTTCACGACGACGCGGATCGCCACCGGCTCAGGCACGCGCCACCTCGCCCGCCCGCGCGGCCGCTTCGGCCAGCGCACGCGCCGCCACGACGCCCGCCAGGTGGCGCCGGTAGTCCGCGGAGGCGTGGACGTCCTCGAGCGGCTCCTCGATGGCCTCGGCCGCCGCGCGCGCGGCCCGCCCGAGGGCCTCGGCGTCGGGGCGCTGGCCCGCGAGCAGGCGCTCCGCGGCCTCGGCGCGCAGCGGCGTCGCGCGGACGCCGAACAAAACGAGCCGGGTCCGTTCCACGCTGCCGCGCGCGTCGAGCGCGAGCGTCGCCACGGCCCCGACCAGCGCGAAGTCGCCGTGCCGGCGCGCGATCTCCTGGATCGACCAGCCCGTGCGCGGCGCCAGCACGGGCCAGCGCGCCTCGACGAGCACCTCGGCCGGTCCGAGCGCGGTGGTGAGCGGGCCCAGGAAGAAGTCGCCCGCGGCGATCGAGCGCGCACCGGCGGGGCCGAGCGCACGCAGCTCGGCGTCGAGCAGCACTGCCAGCGCGGGGTACTCGGCGGCGGGGTCGGCCTGGGCCAGCGAGCCGCCCACGGTCCCGCGGGTGCGGATCGGCGGGTGGCCGATGAGCTGCGTCGCCGCGCGCAGGAGCGGCTGGCTCCGCGCCACGAGCTCCGAGCGCTCGAGCTCGCGTTTGGAGGTCATGGCTCCCACCACGAGCGTCTGCCCCTCCTCCCGGATCCCGACGAGACTTCCGATACGGCGCAGGTCCACGAGCAGCGCCGGCCGCGCGAGCCGCATGGCGAGCAGCGGCACGAGGCTCTGGCCTCCGGCCAGGAGCATCGCCTCGCCCTCTCCGCGCGCGAGCAGCGCCACCGCCTCTTCCACGGTGCCGGGTGCAGCATACTCGAAAGGGGGCGGCTTCATGGATCCCCGGAGCGCCACGAGGAACGGCCGATCCCAACCACGCGCGACTGCGGCACCATGACGGGGATCTCAGGAAGGGCGGCGCTCCGCGGGCGCCGCCGGGAGGGGCAGTATGTCGTGGAGCGAGTGGAAGCGCAACGAGGGGGAGGGGCTCGATTTCCGCGAGATCGTGTACGAGACGAAGCGCCACGACGAGCTCGGCGGCGGGGTCGCGCGCGTCA of the Deltaproteobacteria bacterium genome contains:
- a CDS encoding CoA transferase, producing the protein MTQALPLARIRVANFGWVWAGPVVGQTLGFLGAEVYKIESRARVDMTRTLPPFAGGVRDPDRSLSNHACWAGNGSVTLNLKKPEARTLARELVARCDVVIENFGPGVMEGLGLGFEDLRAVRPDLVMFSMPAAGLFGPLKDIRTYGLSLTSTTGLDSVTGYAGGPPIPFENAFSDPYNGILGAFAILAALHHRNRTGRGQHVDYSQQEAVMQMVGPAFMDWVLNDRVAGPLGNRHPAGAAAPHGVFPCAGDDRWISLAVFGDEEWRALVAAMDDPEWARAAAYASHEGRLAALDALHEQLAAWTAGHEARALAERLQARGLCAAPVLGIADLLDDPHWRARRTFVEVEHPLGFRETIYGAYVKPSRSEPAVRPGPAMGQDNERVFQGLLGLAPERYAQLVEEQVIY
- a CDS encoding enoyl-CoA hydratase-related protein; translated protein: MNVELPSTIRFERRGAIALVTLDRPEARNALTREMLVGLETAFAAFQADPELHVAVLTGAGEQAFCTGMDLKGDAQQLTAGDDMGFSDTTKRQLSDVFKPVVAAVNGYCVAGGLELVLGTDLRVAAEHASFGLGEVRWGLVPLGGSHVRLPRQVPWAVAMELLLTGERIDARRAYEVGLVNRVVPQAELLPAALALAEQICRNGPLAVRTAKEIAVRALALEPGFVLEKALGARVLASEDAREGPRAFAEKRPPRFRGR
- a CDS encoding Zn-ribbon domain-containing OB-fold protein gives rise to the protein MTAADASALPLPGRDGFAGAFYEACRSGELRFQRCSACGAWRHVPRALCAACGSPAFTWTPSSGRGRVFTYTIVTRAMHPGFAARVPYAPAVIELEEGVRILSEVVDCPVEELRIDLPVVVVFQEVAEGVTLPKFRRAVPAGAGREAGG
- a CDS encoding transporter, producing the protein MRGGACIVGVGETAYTRDVARAPTALGLQLEASLAALEDAGLARADVDAILPFPNLVSAEELAANLGCPELRFATTHHVGGAAPVASLGTAALAVSAGAADCVLLPAGWAGYSGRRTRQIVAQDVASIPGGAIARDYYLPHGLTAPLQWYALLARRHMHEFGTRPEQLGAVALAMRRHAQRNPRAVMHGRPLSMEDYLASPMLSDPYRLLDCCLETDGGAAVVVTSAERARDLRRPPVAVLGAACGQPDPADEITGRADLFRTGLSSAAPRAFAAAGVRPADADFAQIYDCFTFELLQQLEECGFCKRGEGGAFVEGGRIELGGELPVNTHGGLLSEAHVLGMSHVVEAVRQLRGEAGERQVAGAELGVVTGWGDFGDGSIAILGRSA
- a CDS encoding amidohydrolase family protein translates to MARPEPFVALSECHLMNPQTLAEIAYYPGVQRWWGSVDGVMRAWSGRGLTGEDAHWPAPIASELVKHMDEAGVDVAFALREPMMDVTGGATCLSSNGFVLEQIAPYPERVYLECNVGPILRRGVEHAIWELEYLVKERNARLCKVYAPEDLGPLDDRRLWPFYEKACELHVPLTVHTGMSYVVPQPSAHSMPGALDRVLLDFPELEVIAYHMGWPRTEELIGLAGKHRNLYLSLSGIVGWYQRSPYRGYHAIGTALQWVSHEKIVMGLDLPFDDTRRVVDWVRTLRMPDELREKWGYPEITDEIRAGILGLNLARLARIEPTKRVK
- a CDS encoding xanthine dehydrogenase family protein molybdopterin-binding subunit encodes the protein MAADIPKRIEDLPASEPRFIGRSVPRVEDPLLLSGRARFVDDLSFPGMLHCAILRSPYPHARIASLDASAARELPGVVAVVDGTDAGRWTQPGPSAPEGWGAPCLAIGTVRFVGEPVAAVAATSRALAEDALERIVVDYEPLPAAVDPFEAMQPGAALLFPEQGSNVVLQRTFTWGDVEAAFAGADRVYRERFRWHRLGANPLETFGVVAQWDPVEGSLTCHGSFQSPSHMALGRSLVHGLPSNRVRIVAQPHGGSFGGKGGARGTDIATLLSRKAGGAPVKWIEDRTEYLIAGGGQAWDRHYDASIAVRSDGLVTGLRVELVEDIGATGENFGALSAAKPLASFTGCYAIPVAEYRLTLVVTHKLPTSPYRGLGPPPHNLVLEQMLDVAARDLGIDPGELRRRNYIPSDRFPYTIASGNEYDSGDYVAALDRVLELSDYARLRREQAEARAQGRLVGIGLVSTIEPGVFDWNAYAIVGVAGTGVPEGATVGIDMLGRIVVRVGFALEGQGQYTVAAQLLADYFGVEPGDVRVVPQDTLSAPPHFGPGGSRLGVALTGAVLGAADRLREKLVRVAAHLLGVPAGQVELRDGRLLVPGVAGAELPLAQVAGTMLARSDLLPAGIDPRPEATYAWTASGRTPADEQGRAKSYLTAANACHCVQLEIDRETGLVTIGGYWIVDDCGTRLNPANVDGMIQGGVAQGIGAALLEEYVYDESGQPLVTSLMDYLLPAIHDVPETVKAALVTPSPFTPLGAKGAGESAIHTTPAAVLCAINDALAPLGVRATEIPATPQRLWRLLREPRTSGAGGPL
- a CDS encoding (2Fe-2S)-binding protein, giving the protein MPEPVAIRVVVNGSAREERVEPRTTLADFLRHTLGLTGTHVGCEHGVCGACNVLLDGRAVRSCLMLAVQADGAQVTTVEALARDGELHPIQEAFREARGLQCGFCTPGMLLTIHELLADDPEPSDEAIREALGGQICRCTGYQAILEAVRLAAAKLRAAGAAGG
- a CDS encoding FAD binding domain-containing protein, yielding MKPPPFEYAAPGTVEEAVALLARGEGEAMLLAGGQSLVPLLAMRLARPALLVDLRRIGSLVGIREEGQTLVVGAMTSKRELERSELVARSQPLLRAATQLIGHPPIRTRGTVGGSLAQADPAAEYPALAVLLDAELRALGPAGARSIAAGDFFLGPLTTALGPAEVLVEARWPVLAPRTGWSIQEIARRHGDFALVGAVATLALDARGSVERTRLVLFGVRATPLRAEAAERLLAGQRPDAEALGRAARAAAEAIEEPLEDVHASADYRRHLAGVVAARALAEAAARAGEVARA